TCAACAGACTGACATTAGGGCTGTGGCAGGTGCACTTGCCCCCCAACCCCTCCTCAAAACACCCAAAAACTTCTGGACTGATGGACCCCGAGACTGTGGTCAGGTAGACACCCCTAGGCCTGATCCTTTTTCCAGGGCCCTTTCTCCTGAGAGCCAtctctgccagcagctctgcaggaacaGAGTCAGCCAGGGCTGGGGACTCCAGGGAAGCTCCTGGCTCCCCAGTGTGGAGACAAAAAGGAGGACTTGTCCGTTTTCTGGACCGGTTTCTGGCACTGTGCAAGGGTGCGGCTGGGGCCCTTTAGGAACGCACACgtgtcctcctcctgcagcctgcGGTGCGTTTTTCCCAAGGCAGAGGCTTCCTGGAGGCAGAGTTAGTTGAGACAGCCCTTGGGCCGGCCTAACCCCGAGCAGACTGCGTGCAGTGCGTTGTCCATTTGCTGCCTTTGAACTGCAGGGCTTGAATTTGTCAGTGTGAAGGTTCATTGCTGTTGTGGCAAGGTCTGCAGTTCTTCCTGGTGCCCTCAGATGCCTGTTTTGGTGGTGGGGTTTGTCTTCTGGCCcccaacccagcccagcccagccctgcagcgtggCTTCAGGAGGATGGAGAAGAGTGCTGGTCCTCAGATCGCCTTTTCACAAGTCCAGCTTTTcccctctttgctgctgctccttcctgccccgtTCACACTCTCACAGCTTCACTGGCCCTCCTGCTTTTTTGACGTTGGGGCTCCCGTCTGCCACCTGCTGAGCACCGAGTACAACAGCCTGCATGACCTGCATCTGCAGGCCTATCACCAATGCAAGGACAGCGTGCGGAGGCTGAAGAGGGAGGGTTTCATCACCAGCAATGGCAACGTAGGTTTGGATGTCGGGTTGGTCAAAACAGCCCTCGTCAGGCGGGTTCCCCAGGTGCTGGCTCAGCCGCCTGTTGCTGTCGGGGGcacagggctgtggggctggtttccccgggagcagaggcaccacGCCCAGGGCCCTCGCTGGGCCTTTCGCTGTCCCACCAAGGGACCGGCCTTCGGCTTGTCATCTTTCCCAGGGACTCctcctctcgtctcctcaagCCGTCTCTGTTTgcctctccatgtccccagggatgggcttTTTGGGGCAACCAAGGGGCCACCAAACAGCCTTTTGGTGCCTCCCAAGGGCCTCCGTTTCTCTTCCTGTGCTTCCTGGGGCCCTCCGTTTGCCCTTTGGTGTGGCCCAGAGCCCTGCGTGTGCCCCTGGGTGTCCAGCCTGAGCcctttgctgcctctgggtaccCCCATGGCCCTGCGCGTGCCCGCGGGTGCCACCCTTGTGAAGCACGGATTAAGCGTGAGGGGTTCTAAGTCAGGAGAGCTCCCGACCCGAGGGGTGAATAAGTGAATTCGTGCAACAGACCAGTCTGGCCAAGGGGACTGAGCCCCGTGTGTCATCTTTGGTTCTTGTATTTCTTCATGAGGTGATGAAGTGAAGTGTAGTTCAGAGAGCACGTGGTGCTGTGACTTGTCCGTTTTCTCTGGCACCCAGGCTCTTCTCTACCTGCTTGCAGTCTGTCCCGTTCATGCtgcaaaacagggaggaaaaggtTCCCAAGTGCCACCCGTGTGCGTTTGGTTTGCGCCCCAGCCTGGAACTCCTGCGCCAGGGCCAGTCCCGGGCTCAAGTGTGAGCTTTAGCAGAAAGCTCCGGCTGCTCCGTCGGCTCCCCTGGCCCACGGAGcttttgcgctgtccctgcgctgccccctccctgccccagtgtccccacaccccacgcTCTGCTCTCGGGACCGTTTCCTCGCTCCTTCTCTCCCGGGCTCCCGCGGCAGCGCGTGCTGCCCGCACCGTTCTCCGGGGCCGTTACCGGTCCCTgcgcagggctcggtggagcaaagcgctgcccagagcagcaccgCAGGCCGGCGGGCCCGGCCAGGAGCgagcagagagaaccgagagccgaggagagaggagacagaagcgagaagagcagcggGGAGCGAAGCGCTGCCCCAGAGCGGCCCCGAGCCAGCCCGGCTCTcccgccccgcggctcccggtcgcgcccggcgggcagggggagccgctccgcccgccccggAGGCGCCAGCCCGCGGCCCGGGGCCGCCTGAGCGCGGTCCGCCGGGCAGGGCgcggagcagcccccgccgcggggcccggcaGGGAGCGGGGCCATGGCGGCGCCGAGCCAGGGCTCCCTGCGGCGCCGGCTGCAGAGCTCGCAGGAGGCGCAGCACCGGCAAGCGCTGGTGGTGCGGAAGCTGCAGGCGAAGGTGAGGAGCGGGGGCGCCTGCCCGGGGGGAgctgcccggggccgggccgcggtGCTGGGGCCGGGGTGTCCGGGCCGCCCAGAGAGGGCGCTGGGCCGCGGCGATGCCGGGGGCGAACGCGCGGCCCCAGCGGGTTCCTTCCCGGAGCTGCCGCGGGCGGGACGGTGCCCAGCGCGGAGCTCGGGGGAGGCGCCGggagccgccccgctccgcccggcccgcCCAGGCGTGCTGGGCGCTGCTTCCCCCGCCGGCAGCCCCGAGCCGCTCGGCAGCCCTTGGCCGCCTTCGCTGTCGCTGCCCGGCCGGCGAACGGGCCCGGGCGGCTCttgtgcagctgcacagaaacCGCGTTGTGCAGCggctgagcggggctggggcagagctgaccTGCTCGGCGGAGCTTGAGAAGCGACGTGGAAACTCCCTCCTTGCCCTCCCTTCAGGGCCCGGGGGACCTTTCCCCCGTGGGAATCTCGAGTTGGGGTCCGGGTGCCcatggggcaggtgctgctggccagcgCTGCCTTAGCATGAGCAGACAGTGCTGTGTGCGACAGAAACCCTGGCTGGCTGGCCTGAAGATCAGAGGAGGTGAAGCTTCCCCGTATGGTCACGACTTCTCGTTGCTGTATCAGCAGCGCCGTGAAATGTTCCGTGCTTGGGCTGCAAAGACTGAGAGAAAAGGGGATGCGGGAGGAGCCGCGTCTGGGAGAAGCTGCATTCGCTCATCTTCCTTCTCTTTATCCACCCAGGTCCTGCAGTACCGGACTCGGTGCCgagagctggagcagcaagtGGAGGCAGCAGGGGTGAGTGTGCAGGCTGCTGACTACAGACAGTGCACACAGCATTCGTTAACACCGGCAAAAAACACCTCTCCAGAGTGACAGTGACAGGAAAACAGGCTTTTGCTACCGGAGGGTTTCGGGAAGCGCTGTAATTCTGCCCGTCAGTGTGTGTGCAGTTGCCGTTCTTGGAGCAGCCAGTAGTCCCAGAAATGCCAGTCCAGAAATCCCCACCAAGAAGGATTTTAGTTTTGTGAGAGAGCGCTTTCCTGCTGGGGTAACGCGCTGTCCTCGGTCTCAGGAGAGGGCCGTACTGCCTGTTACGTTGTGGGGCCGTCTCTGAAAGAGAACCGGCTGGAACACGGCATTTCGGCAGGCGGGAATGCTGGCGttcagcacacagagctggctcttctgtgctttcctttctgcttcGCGGCTAAAGTAAACCCGGGAGAGGAAGAgtaggagagcaggagagcattCCTGGGCTTCAAGTGCAAGTGAGCGCTTGTGGTGCTGAGCGGAGGATCCCGGGCTGTGAGAGTGCAACAGTGGGAGACTGAGCAGAGCTGTCCCCTGCAGTGacacccttccccttcctctctgctgtcacgACACTGTTATGCCTGGAAGAAGCCACGAGCTGCAGAGATACCAGCAAATGGAGGGGAGAGCGATGGATGCTGACAGTAGTGAAGGGAACACAAGAATTTGACtaatcttttcctttctgccttaGGGATCCCTCCCCGGCAGGCGGGAAGCCACAGAAGACCAGAGCCTGGAGAAAGCACTGCTGCGGCTGgaagaggagcagcaaaggtacAAGGAAGAAGCGTTCCCTCATAGCCGGTACCCTGGATGCtcatggaggggagggaaaaccTGCCAGAGCCACCTGCTCTCCCCAAGGGAAGCGGCTGGACGAGCCGCTGTGACAGGAGAAAGGTCCAcgatgtgttttctgtggtgcagTGACAGTGTTGTGTGCCGAATGGCTCTGTTCTGAGCGGGGGGTTGTTCCGGGTGAGCTGCAAAGGTCCCTTTCCAGCCTCAGGTGCTCCAGGGTTCAGTAGGTGAGGGCTCAGGACAGTGGTAGAGAAAGGTGATGGATGATGCAGTGATCAGACAGCACGGCGGGGAGGCAAGACGTTCACTGTGGGCATCATCAGAGTTGAGAGGAAGGGAGAACCGAACCTGTGGATGGCAATGGAAGGCTTAaagccaggagaagcagctgagctggcCATCCCAGAGAGATCTTAGTTAATGCCAGGAAGCGCTTTTGCTGCCTCTGAGTCTGACAACAAAGccagtgttgagggagctgggaaatcccggggctgctgcttgtgggcagcagttgttgagcgacctctctgctgtttctccctctcCCAGGTGTGAGAACCTGGCAGAAGTGAACGCTCTCCTGCGGGAGCAGCTCGATGAAGCCGGTGAGGTTAATTCAGCCCTCAAAGAAGATGTTGCAAAACTGACGGCGGATTGGATGAGGGCCCGGGAGGAGCTGGGGTTGAAGGAGAGTGAACGGCGCCGTGAGCGCGAGGTAAGGAAAGGCTACGGGCTCGTCAGCCGTGATGCCAGAGCGGCGTGAGAATGGATTTGATTTCTGGCCGAGAGGTCTTGCTGTGTGGCAGCGgtggctctgctgagctgtgctggtgctgaggagcaggagacagggctGGGAGATGGAAGAGACCTGGTGCTGGGGGTTGCGCTCTCTCCTCTCTGAAAGACTCGAGCAGTGTTGGCGAAGGCTGGACtggcatttctttttgtcttggcaCGTTTAGGTGTATGACAGCTACGTCAGGGGTGAACACCAGCGTCTCCTCAGCCTGTGGTGCCAGGTGGTGACCTTCCGCCGTCAGTTCCTGGAGATGAAGGCTGCCACTGACCGGTGAGTACGAGGGAAGGCCAGAGCTCTTGCAGGAAAGCTGTAGCTTCCTTCACACCTGCTGGGTGAGCCTCCGTGTTACAGTAATTGTGGCTCAAGCCATGATTTCTCCTTTGAGAGTCTGAAGCAATGAAGCCATGAAGCTGTTTAGCTGTCTTTGGAATGATTTGGTTTGATGCAGGTTTTCAAACCAGACTGAGGGGctcgggctgtgggcaatgccgaGGCCCTGAGCGATGAACTTGCCTGTGGTGATGTTTGGGCACATTAACTCGGGCACGGGCACACATGGACATGCTGGAAGAGACTCCCCACAGCTGTGCGTGCAGCACGTAGAGCAGTCCGTTTAATAGAACGGTGGAAATCTGCCGTACATCTCACTGAATGAGAGTATGTTAATAAGCTAGAGCAGCAGCAACAGTCAGTAAGAGTCACTGGAGGTCCTTGAGGCCTTCTGGCCGTCCcacacatttcttctcatctctgagGAGAAAACAGACTCATCCTCGACGATCACGCAGACTCATTGCTCAACTGTCCAGATGCGTCCTGGTCCCAAAGTGCCAGATGAGCGGCTCGTCCCAGCCAAGGCGTCACCTTTCCTGCCAGCTGGGACTGGTGCACAATGATGCGCTTCAGAAGCGAGTGAGCTGATAGAGATGGTGATGTGAACACGGTCTCTTTCTTGATTCCTCTTCAGAGATTTGTCTGAGCTGAAGGCAGAGCACATGAGGCTTTCTGGAGCTGTGCTTGTGAGCTGCTCCCGTCCAACCTCTGgcgacctggagaagaaggagcttCAGGACAGGTGAAGCTGTTTTAAACTTTGCAGTTACCAACATGATCttttgtggctgctgctgtgattcGTAGATGAGCTGTGTTCACGTTTTAAACACATGAACAGACCTGCACAGCCCTGTTTCTGTGCCTGGTCAGACTGTTGCCTTCAACGGGATGGACAGAAAAACCGTCAGACTGACAGAAGCTGTTCTGAGTAAGACCAGACTGGCAAAGAGATTGCATAGCACAGTGTTTTTGCTGTTAGCTGACTCTTGGTGAGAAATGGAGAGCAGCATAAAGAGAGCTCTGTCTCTGTACAGCCCTtttcctccccagggctgcattAAAGCAGTTGGGAGGAATGTGAACAGGAGCATCATAAGCAGTGTAGCTCCTCTGTGCTGACGGTTCCTTGCAAGACTGAGTGCAGAAGACCTTTGTGGCAAGAAGGGCCATTTGGCACCCTCAAGCTCATTACCCCTTAGAGCTGGATGCTgcctttgctgtattttctggcttggactttctctgctgtgcctctgggagctgctcagctcttTCCCAGGCGATGGTGTGCTGTGCTTTTGGAGTGGCACGTGGACCTTCTCTTCTCAGGGTGCTGGAGCTCTCGGCCTTGCTTGTACCCTCCCAGAAGAAgaatgaggagaaggagaagcccATGGAAACACCTGACGACACCGTGGAGATTCTGGTGTGTTTTCCCTTGATCTGGGGGACAGCCCAGTGTTTGCTCCCCAGCCGTAGCACACAGAGGTGCGGTTTCCTCAGCAGAAGGAGGGGTAGAGATGCCACCTGCAGGGGAACATCAGGGACATTGCCAGAATGTTCCTTGTGTGTTTGGCACAGGTGCAGTCAGTCCGGGTGCAGCAgcggcaggggagctgcagacaGCTCCGGTGTCTTCCTCAGGGGTTGCACCAAGGCTGTTGTGCCTGGGGTCAAAGTTCCTTGGCACTGGCAGCTTCCTGGCAGTCTATGGAAACGAGCTGTCGGTCTTTCCCTTCTTAGTTTTAGCCAGGAAGAAGTGGAATAGATGTGGGAAGGAATGCACTGGAATGCCGAGGGCTGAGGCTTCTGGGCACGGCAGTGCCGCTGAGGATGGGAACGCTGcagagggagcagctctgccctgcccaccCTTTCCTCCTTCTGTTCTCAGGAAGCTGGTCGGTTAGAGAAAGAACGTGAAGTTCTGTGGAGTAAAAGTGCCAAAGAGGAGAACCTGTCcctgcaaaagctgataaaagatATAACTGaggtgtgtgcagagctgggaccTTGATCTCCAACCCCCTCCCAGCTTTTGCCTCCAGCGGAGCCGTCTCTCTGCTCACTGCTTCTCCCGGCTGTCTGGAGCCGCCTTGGCCGCTCCTCACTGCTTCTTTGTGCTCTTTCCCTGCCCGTTGCTTGCAGGCCCTACAAGAagagctttctgccaggcagGACTCCATCGattccctgctgcagcagcacaggcagcaggaagagaagtgcaggacgctgcagcagaggcttgagcagctgcaggaggaatgCGCCACGTCCAGCAGCCAGCGGCAGCACCTCCAGTCTCTGGTGGAAGCGCTCAGAAGGTGAGcgtttcctccttctcctgcggTCCAGAGGCAATCTGCTTCCAGTTCGGGAGCCCAGAGCTGTTGTGGGCAGAGAACTTGCCTGCCCTGCCTCGCGCGTGCCTCTGTTTGGCACCACAGCATCCTCCTGTCGCTGCTTTTCCTGCTCGGCTGTGCCTCCCAAGGCTGTCTGGGCGATTCAGAGCGATGCTGGCATACAAGGCGCCTCTCCCTCGACATGCTGCGTCTGCTTCTGCTCTTTGGGTGCCCTTTCCCGGGCAGCGCTTCTCGCTGGCTGAAGGCAGCAGCCTGCCCGCCTTTCTGCTTCCCTCTTCAGTTACCCTGGGAGGGGAAGAGCAAGTTCTTCCTCCCCgtgctccccacagctccatcctggGATGAGGAAAACGGGATCTGTGACTCTCCCGGCCTCTTCATTCTTGTAACGGAGCCTTGTCTCTGCAGTGACTGTGCCAACCTGGAGAGAACCAGGGACGagctacagcagcagctggaagtaaCGGAGCAAGAAGCCTCGCGTCTGCGTCAAAGGAACACggagctgcagctgaaggaagACTCAGCCCAGGGGGACAAGGTGGAGCAGCAAGAGGCGATGGAGAGAGCGCGTcgtgagcaggagctgctgtgagcgTTCGAGCTTTCTCGGGGCAGGGGTGGGCATGGCTGGACCTTAGGGGCCCAGCGCACAAGGCTGAGTTGTGCCTGCTCGTCATTTGCAGCACAGAAGGGCGAAGGGAGCCcgcgggcagggctggctgccATATCTGGACATAGTAGGTACTCTTGGTTTGGAGATGACAATGCTTTTAGGTTAAGAACTTGTTTGtctttccccatctcccaggctgaAGGACTTTGCTGCGCTCGAAGGAAAACATTCATTATTGCAGAGTGAGCTGGTAGTGGCGAGAGAGACGCTGGAGGAGTCGCAGCTTCAGAGGGATCTGCTGGAGCGAGAGAAACACGAGCTGACCATGGCCCTGGAGAAGGTACGGTCACCTTATTCCTAGGGAGCACCTGTGGGAGAGGGAGCTGTGACAGCAGGACCAGCACCGGTGCTGTTCCTGGCAGGAGAAGACAGGGAAACCGTTGTTGTCCTTCTGGGGAAATGGGGATCCGAGCACACAGGCTCTTTGGGTGTTCAGTCCCCACGTGCTCATTGGGAGCGTGAACTGGGAGCGTGTCGGAGACACCCAGGGGATGGGAGTTGCTGCTGGGAGTCAGGCATTTTCCTGCCCTTGTTGTCACGTTGTTCTTTTGTCTCTGCAGGCCGAGCAGTCGGTGGCAGAGTTGAGCAGGACTCAGAAGCAGCTGAGTGTAGAAATAGCTGATCTCCGTGCTGCAGCAGCCAACATGAGCAGTATCAATGAAGCTCTTGCAGTGGAGAAAGTGCAGCTGAACCACCTTGTGCTGCAGGTGAGCAGAGTTGCCACAGCTCTTGCCAGctgtttgtctccagctgctgctgcttctcagccttcTTGCCCTCCAGCAGTAGGACTGGCTGGCTGTGCAAATGTTGTTCCTTGTCCTGTCCAAGCCAAAGCTCCTTCCTAGGaaatgttcctgtctttgatGTGCTCTCTGCTTCTGTGATTGTAGCTGGAGCAAGAGAATGAGGTTGTGTCAGAGAAAgtggccgggctggagagagcaagagtctgtgagcaggagcggctgagctggtgtgaaagaaccaaggcagagctctgtgcagagaaagcccagctggagcagctgctgcaggaagcagaggagcagcaggaggggctgcgggtgcagctgaggagactggcagaggagaaggaagaaacccGAGAGCAGCTCAGTGAGGTGAGACCAAAAAGCTGGTGCTTGTGGGTGGGCGTTTGGCTGCTTGGCTGAGTGAAGCTgtgtctgctggctgctgcaggcttTGTGTCAAGGAGACACTCGGtagccctgcagggcagggggTTTGTTCCCTTCTTTTTGGCACCACGTTGATGGCTtgcggagcagctctgcagttctCTGCGCTGTCCTCTGCTTCTCTGGGTTCTTCTAATCCACCGGTCCGTGTTGGCCTCTTCCGTGGCTTTTGCTGAGCTGCAAAGCGGTGATCGTGTTGTCCATGGATCAGAGCGGGGCGACTCCTTGTCACCTGtggcaaaagaaacaaactgtgtAGCTCTGAATCCTTTTTCTGAGGCAGAATCTGGTcggcagcggctgaacatgagccggcgtgtgcccaggtgtcccagaaggccaagagcagcctggcttgtcccagcactggtgtggccagcaggagcagggcagtgaccgtcccctgcactgggcactggggaggccacagctggtcccaggcagcccaggctggccTTGCACATCACTTGCCGGTGAGCGGGGCCAGCGCCTTTTGGCAGCCCAGGCTCTCGGTGCGGgaccagcagctgctctcacacttggagcccccgggacaggagctctttctcctcccgccccctggccagcggcgctggctgctctgcacacagctgcacagaaaGGGCTCCAGCTGCGGTTTGTCCCGTTCCAGGTGTCCCGGCAGCAAGAGTCGGCCAGCACTGGTCTGGAGCAGTTGCGCCAGGAGTCCTCTCGCCAAGGGCTCGCCCTGGCCAAGGTGTCCGAAGAgaaggaggtgctggtgcaggagaaggctgccctggagctgcgCCTGGCAGCCGTGGAGCGGGACAGACAAGGCCTTTCCGAGCAGCTGGCAGAGGCCAGGTAAAGGGCGAGGAACCCTGGGCACGACATGACTCGCTGTCGGGAATTACAGAGCTGGTCAGCATTGCACGGGGCTTTCTTGCGTCCCCTGTGCTTTGCGGATGTTCTCACCTTCCAGGGACAGAACAGGGAAGaatcttgaggggaaaaaaacctgcttaTTGTGTCCCCCTGCAGAGCAGTTGGAAgtgctgatgggatgcacctgtgagcAGAGGTTGGGCTTTTGCTGGCTGGCACAGACGTTGTCAGGAAAACTGCTACCTGTGTGCCATCCACCAGGCAGCAGCCATTTCAGATTTGGCTGTCGAGATGAAATTCGGCTGGGCTTGCTGTGTTACGCTGGGTCCTAAGGAAAGCCTGGGCGTTCCCTCAGAGGGGCCTGCATTGCTAATTTAAATGGCAGAAATATGTTTGCTGTACACGGGTGTCCATGCAGCCCCTTTTCCGTTCTCAGGGGCAGGGATCTTGAAGCACTTGTCACTGGGATCCCTCCCTGTGGGTGTCAGGAGCAAGAAGCTCATTTCTCTCCGTGTCCACAACCCGCAGGCCGGTGAAGGAGACCCTGGCGCGCAGCCTGTTTGAGGCTCAGCAGCGCGTATCTCAGCTGGAGATCGCCCGGAGTCACCTGGAGATGCGGCTTCACACCGTCACGCAGGCCAAGGACGTGATACAAGGTGAGGCCCCATGTGCTTTGTTTCTGGTGATGCCCTGCCTAGACAAGATGGTATAAAACCAGCTCTCTGTCCGCAGTGCTTGTGAGGAGTGAAGGAGCTGGAACAGACCCCTCCAGCACTGAAACTCCAAGGGCTGAAGGTCAGTAAGGCCAGAAGCAGGGTCTGGGTAGACTCTGACTCTTGCCACTTGTGGGGTTTGCAGGGGAAGTGAAGTGTCTTCAACGTGAGCTGGAAGCAGAGAGATCTCTCCTGAGGCAGGAGCGGGAGAACGCGGCACAACAGCTCTTGCGGAGAGAACGGCAGCATGACGATGCCCTCAGACTTCGGCAGAGCGACCACGAAGCAGAAACACAGAGGCTCCTGCAAGACCTGGTAGGAAACAAGAGGTGTTGAATTCCTCAAGCACGCTCGGTGGGCTGGCTTTAGCAGAGGAACGGCCCGGGGTGTGAAATGGCAGCAACCGCGTGTTGCAGGCCGCACGTTGccgggccagcagcagagccgatGGCTCGTACTCGAAGGCATGTGGAGCCCACAggactgtgctgggacaggaaatGCAGCCACAGATGGAGCGTGGGCGTGAGATGAGCTCAAGGGCAGGTTGGGGGCCCCACCCAGAGCGTGGCAGCACAGGGGGGCTCTTACCAGCCTCCCGTCTCCCATGGGGCAGAGTCCTgaccctcctgccagctgcagtcaCGGGAGCTTTGttcctttcttgctgccctttCTCGGTGGACAGAGGGGTTTTCTTTGGGCCTGAACCCCAAAGGAGGGTGAAGCTTCCCATGTTCTGAGGAGCTTGGCTGGGGCTCCATCCTGAAGCGTTTTCCTCCCGTTGACCACTCTAATGTAGGGAACTCGGTAGAGTTTTATACCGATGGCTGAACAGCAGCGACACCGATGGTGCTTAGAGGATGCTTTCAGAGATGGAGATCTCTGGGCAACAGCTTTTCCGCTGTACTAAAATAATGGAATTGGTACTGTTGCGTGATCCGGTTAAAGGCTTCATTGCCATTCCGCATGTACTTGTGCCACAGCcccaaaagcaggaaggcaaatgaGTATGGATTTCTCCCAGGTGATCTGCAGGGGGCCCCTGGGAAGagagtttggggctgttttgggctgtGGCCCAGGGGGAGAAGAAGGCACTTGGCCCTGTCCAGTCCTGAGCGCGCTCACTCTCCCCGGCTTGTTCATTCTGGCCCTTGTAACCTGCGtgtggcaccagctccaccatctcctctctgaatccccagcaggctgctgcagaaggggagcagctctcctggctctCAGAGAAGAGACGCCTGTCGCAGCGgctggaatgtctgcagggagcagTTGCAAGGCTGGAACTGGAGAAGACGGAGCTGAAGCAGTACAACGCTGAGCTCAGGAGGACCCTGGAGCAGGTGAAACAGGCTTTCCCTGCCTCTGCAaagcctcccggtgctctggaacACCACACGTTTCCCAGACAGCactttggagccctctgctgctttcctgccctctccccgtccccctgtgcacactcgctgtctattttctctcccttctggCACCCGTTGCCTTCCCAAATGCACATTCACTGGGGTACCACCCTTCCTGCCCCAGTGTCCGCATCCAcacacactggactctctcttgCCCTTTCTCCTCCATATTCTGCTTCGAGTGCGTTTTGCCCCAACGTTCTCAGGTGCAAGTGACAGTCTCTGAGCAGAAGTCTCCTTGCCCTGATGTGCAGGGGTCCTTCTGCAACTCGTTTGGTGGCCCGAGCCTGtgaccctttctccttcccaacgTGCAGGTGGAACGTGAACGGAGGAGGCTGAAGAGATGTTGCCGTGGTCGGTCGCTGCCAGATGCGTGCGCATTGTCTCTCTCTGACCAGCGGAAGGTGCCGGCTTCCAGACAGGTGAGAACAGGATCACACTGGGTGGCAG
The DNA window shown above is from Patagioenas fasciata isolate bPatFas1 chromosome 16, bPatFas1.hap1, whole genome shotgun sequence and carries:
- the LOC136108301 gene encoding centrosome-associated protein CEP250-like isoform X1 codes for the protein MAAPSQGSLRRRLQSSQEAQHRQALVVRKLQAKVLQYRTRCRELEQQVEAAGGSLPGRREATEDQSLEKALLRLEEEQQRCENLAEVNALLREQLDEAGEVNSALKEDVAKLTADWMRAREELGLKESERRREREVYDSYVRGEHQRLLSLWCQVVTFRRQFLEMKAATDRDLSELKAEHMRLSGAVLVSCSRPTSGDLEKKELQDRVLELSALLVPSQKKNEEKEKPMETPDDTVEILEAGRLEKEREVLWSKSAKEENLSLQKLIKDITEALQEELSARQDSIDSLLQQHRQQEEKCRTLQQRLEQLQEECATSSSQRQHLQSLVEALRSDCANLERTRDELQQQLEVTEQEASRLRQRNTELQLKEDSAQGDKVEQQEAMERARREQELLLKDFAALEGKHSLLQSELVVARETLEESQLQRDLLEREKHELTMALEKAEQSVAELSRTQKQLSVEIADLRAAAANMSSINEALAVEKVQLNHLVLQLEQENEVVSEKVAGLERARVCEQERLSWCERTKAELCAEKAQLEQLLQEAEEQQEGLRVQLRRLAEEKEETREQLSEVSRQQESASTGLEQLRQESSRQGLALAKVSEEKEVLVQEKAALELRLAAVERDRQGLSEQLAEARPVKETLARSLFEAQQRVSQLEIARSHLEMRLHTVTQAKDVIQGEVKCLQRELEAERSLLRQERENAAQQLLRRERQHDDALRLRQSDHEAETQRLLQDLQAAAEGEQLSWLSEKRRLSQRLECLQGAVARLELEKTELKQYNAELRRTLEQVERERRRLKRCCRGRSLPDACALSLSDQRKVPASRQVALLETQLVQEPK
- the LOC136108301 gene encoding centrosome-associated protein CEP250-like isoform X2; protein product: MAAPSQGSLRRRLQSSQEAQHRQALVVRKLQAKVLQYRTRCRELEQQVEAAGGSLPGRREATEDQSLEKALLRLEEEQQRCENLAEVNALLREQLDEAGEVNSALKEDVAKLTADWMRAREELGLKESERRREREVYDSYVRGEHQRLLSLWCQVVTFRRQFLEMKAATDRDLSELKAEHMRLSGAVLVSCSRPTSGDLEKKELQDRVLELSALLVPSQKKNEEKEKPMETPDDTVEILEAGRLEKEREVLWSKSAKEENLSLQKLIKDITEALQEELSARQDSIDSLLQQHRQQEEKCRTLQQRLEQLQEECATSSSQRQHLQSLVEALRSDCANLERTRDELQQQLEVTEQEASRLRQRNTELQLKEDSAQGDKVEQQEAMERARREQELLLKDFAALEGKHSLLQSELVVARETLEESQLQRDLLEREKHELTMALEKAEQSVAELSRTQKQLSVEIADLRAAAANMSSINEALAVEKVQLNHLVLQLEQENEVVSEKVAGLERARVCEQERLSWCERTKAELCAEKAQLEQLLQEAEEQQEGLRVQLRRLAEEKEETREQLSEVSRQQESASTGLEQLRQESSRQGLALAKVSEEKEVLVQEKAALELRLAAVERDRQGLSEQLAEARPVKETLARSLFEAQQRVSQLEIARSHLEMRLHTVTQAKDVIQVLVRSEGAGTDPSSTETPRAEGQ